Proteins from one Doryrhamphus excisus isolate RoL2022-K1 chromosome 19, RoL_Dexc_1.0, whole genome shotgun sequence genomic window:
- the sos2 gene encoding son of sevenless homolog 2, translating to MQPQQIYDFSSDDNSHKWRGLFVQALRKVQKQVHPNLLAKEDALQHIEELILQLLNMLCVAQPRSVQDVEERVQKTFPHPIDKWAIADAQSAIEKRKRRNPLLLPVDKIHPLLKEVLGYRVDYHVSLYIVAVLEYISADILKLAGNYVGNIRHYEISQQDIKVSMCADKVLMDMFDQEEDIGLMSQCTDEPSSSGELTYDDLVRLEIAEERQYLRELDLIIKVFRHHFLSNSKIFTPQDVEVIFSNILDIHELTVKLLGLIEDAVEMTADGSPHPLVGSCFEDLAEEQAFDPYETLSQDILSRDFHEHFNNLMARPTAGLYFQSVAEGFKEAVQYILPQLMMVPVYHCMHYFELLQQLQERSEDQDDRECLKQAITALLNLQCSVERIYAKQQPRRKPGEPMYRLYSRQVRSKQLAIKRMNEIQKSIDGWEGKDIGQCCSEFILEGPLLRAGAKHERHNFLFDGLMISCKANQSSRLPGSGSGAEYRLKEKFVLRKVRIVDREDSPELRHTFELIGKDENCAVFCARTAEEKAAWMAALVTLQYRSTLDRMLDTMLQHEERAHPLRLPSPEVYRFAVQDSEENIVFEDKVQSKTGIPIIKAGTVGKLIERLTYHMYADPNFVRTFLTTYRSFCKPQELLTLLIDRIEIPEPEPTEEDRQALWNGDQPMAAELQRFRKEYVQPVQLRVLNVFRQWVEHHFYDFENDPELRSRLEEYITSKIQLRGKSMRKWVESINKIIKRKLQTQSNGVSHNITFESPPPPIEWHICRAGQVDSFDLMTLHPIEIARQLTLLESELYRAVRPSELVGSVWTKEDKEKNSPNLLRMIRHTTNLTLWFEKCIVETMNLEERVAVLTRVIEILQVFQELNNFNGVLEVVSAINSVPVYRLDHTFEAIPERKKKILEDAVELSQDHFKKYLAKLKSINPPCVPFFGIYLTNILKTEEGNPDFLKRHGKELINFSKRRKVAEITGEIQQYQNQPYCLKVEHDIRRFFENLNPMGSRSEKEFADYLFNMSMDIEPRNCRQPPRFPRKTAYTLKSPGIRPLRTSTSGTLRGHPVPLEREPPHKITFRSIAETEPPETPASASVPTSPNTPTPPQSASSDLSSVFTEHDLSSSYGGSNSIFAPVLLPPSKFQSVSCGSLHQLGEELLKPPPLPPRRKDTMSEAKLSPRSDSPPAIPPRLPPPLPRNQPRTPAYNGPLDGPLPSPPPPPPRDPLPDTPPPVPQRPPESFINYPLNLQPSPMGRYHWDFGSSPSSPNTPPSTPSPRFPRRVCALSASQNSLCPLPAPIAAAAAAPPVPPRHNSSPQLPKLPPKTYKRELLPPPLQGLSLVENSDSSQ from the exons GTGCAGAAGCAGGTCCACCCGAACCTCCTGGCGAAGGAGGACGCCCTCCAGCACATCGAGGAGCTGATCCTGCAGCTGCTCAACATGCTGTGTGTGGCGCAGCCTCGCTCGGTGCAGGACGTGGAG GAGCGAGTCCAGAAGACCTTCCCCCACCCGATAGACAAGTGGGCCATCGCCGACGCTCAGTCGGCCATTGAGAAACGAAAGCGGAGGAATCCGTTACTTCTCCCCGTGGACAAGATACACCCGCTGCTTAAG GAGGTTCTGGGCTACAGAGTGGACTACCATGTGTCTTTGTACATCGTGGCAGTTCTGGAGTACATATCGGCGGACATTTTGAAGCTGGCAGGCAACTACGTGGGCAATATTCGGCACTACGAGATCAGCCAGCAGGACATTAAAGTGTCCATGTGTGCAGACAAG GTGTTGATGGACATGTTCGACCAGGAGGAGGACATCGGTCTGATGTCGCAGTGCACCGACGAGCCCTCGTCGTCAGGCGAGCTAACGTACGACGACCTGGTGAGGCTGGAGATTGCAGAGGAGCGTCAGTACCTGCGGGAACTGGACCTCATCATCAAGGTGTTCcgccaccacttcctgtctaacTCCAAGATCTTCACGCCTCAG GATGTGGAAGTGATCTTCAGCAACATCCTGGACATCCACGAGCTGACTGTGAAGCTGCTGGGCCTGATCGAGGACGCCGTGGAGATGACGGCCGACGGCAGCCCGCATCCGCTGGTGGGCAGCTGCTTCGAGGACCTCGCCGAG GAGCAGGCGTTCGACCCCTACGAGACGCTGTCCCAGGACATCCTCAGCAGGGACTTCCACGAGCACTTCAACAACCTGATGGCCCGACCCACCGCGGGCCTCTACTTCCAG TCCGTAGCAGAAGGCTTCAAAGAAGCCGTCCAGTACATCCTTCCGCAGCTTATGATGGTGCCCGTGTACCACTGCATGCACTACTTTGAGCTCCTGCAG CAACTCCAGGAGCGCAGTGAAGACCAGGACGACAGGGAATGTCTCAAACAGGCCATCACGGCGCTGCTCAACCTGCAGTGCAGCGTGGAGCGTATCTATGCCAAACAGCAGCCCAGGCGAAAACCCGG GGAGCCCATGTACCGCCTGTACAGCCGGCAGGTTCGTAGCAAACAGCTCGCCATCAAGCGCATGAACGAGATCCAGAAGAGCATTGACGGCTGGGAAGGCAAGGACATCGGCCAGTGCTGCAGCGAGTTCATCCTGGAGGGCCCGCTGCTGCGAGCCGGCGCCAAGCACGAGCGGCACAACTTCCTCTTTGACGGCCTCATGATCAGCTGCAAAGCCAACCAGAGCTCCCGGCTGCCGGGCTCGGGCAGCGGCGCCGAGTACCGCCTAAAAGAGAAGTTTGTGCTCCGGAAGGTTCGCATTGTGGACCGCGAGGACTCGCCCGAGCTCCGGCACACTTTCGAACTGATCGGGAAGGACGAGAACTGCGCCGTGTTCTGCGCGCGCACCGCCGAGGAGAAGGCGGCCTGGATGGCGGCGCTGGTGACCCTCCAGTACCGTTCCACGCTGGACCGCATGTTGGATACCATGCTGCAGCACGAGGAGCGGGCGCACCCGCTGAGGCTGCCCTCGCCCGAGGTGTACCGCTTCGCCGTGCAGGACTCGGAGGAGAATATCGTGTTTGAGGACAAAGTGCAGAGCAAAACGGGGATCCCCATCATCAAGGCGGGCACGGTGGGCAAACTCATCGAGAGACTCACCTACCACATGTATGCTG aTCCAAACTTTGTGCGCACCTTTCTGACCACGTATCGATCCTTCTGCAAACCGCAGGAGCTACTCACGCTGCTGATTGACAG GATCGAGATCCCCGAGCCTGAGCCCACCGAGGAAGACCGGCAGGCCCTCTGGAACGGCGACCAGCCCATGGCGGCCGAGCTCCAGAGGTTCCGGAAGGAATACGTGCAGCCGGTGCAGCTCAG GGTTCTCAACGTTTTCCGCCAATGGGTGGAGCATCATTTCTACGACTTTGAAAACGACCCCGAGTTGAGAAGTCGACTGGAGGAATACATCACGAGCAAGATCCAGCTGCGAG GGAAGTCCATGAGAAAATGGGTGGAGTCCATCAACAAGATCATCAAACGCAAGCTGCAGACACAGTCCAACGGCGTCAGTCACAACATCACCTTCGAGAGCCCGCCTCCGCCCATCGAGTGGCACATCTGCCGGGCCGGCCAAGTGGACTCCTTCGACCTCATGACGCTCCATCCCATTGAGATCGCACGTCAGCTGACTCTGCTGGAGTCGGAGCTCTACAG AGCTGTGCGCCCGTCGGAGCTGGTTGGCAGCGTCTGGACCAAAGAAGACAAAGAGAAGAACTCGCCTAACTTGCTCCGAATGATCCGACACACCACCAACCTCACGTTGTGGTTTGAGAA gtgtATCGTGGAGACCATGAACCTGGAGGAGCGAGTGGCGGTGTTGACACGCGTCATCGAGATTTTACAAGTTTTTCAGGAGCTCAACAACTTCAACGGCGTGCTGGAGGTGGTCAGTGCCATCAACTCTGTCCCCGTCTACAGACTGGACCACACCTTCGAG gCGATACcggagaggaagaagaaaatcCTGGAGGACGCAGTAGAACTGAGTCAAGACCATTTCAAGAAGTACTTAGCCAAGCTAAAGTCCATAAACCCGCCCTGCGTGCCTTTCTTTG GTATCTACCTGACCAACATCCTGAAGACGGAGGAAGGCAACCCGGACTTCCTGAAGCGCCACGGAAAAGAGCTGATCAACTTCAGCAAGAGGAGGAAAGTGGCCGAAATCACAGGCGAGATCCAGCAGTACCAGAACCAGCCCTACTGCCTTAAAGTGGAGCACGACATACGG AGGTTCTTCGAGAATTTGAACCCGATGGGAAGCAGGAGTGAGAAGGAGTTTGCCGACTACTTATTCAACATGTCCATGGACATCGAACCCAGGAACTGCAGACAACCGCCCCGCTTT CCCAGGAAGACCGCCTACACGCTGAAATCGCCCGGCATCCGCCCCTTGCGAACGTCTACCTCCGGCACCCTGAGGGGGCACCCGGTGCCCCTGGAGAGGGAGCCGCCCCACAAGATCACCTTCCGGAGTATCGCTGAGACCGAGCCGCCCGAGACGCCGGCGTCCGCCTCCGTGCCCACCTCCCCGAACACACCCACCCCGCCGCAGTCGGCGTCATCCGACCTCAGCTCGGTCTTCACGGAGCACGACCTCAGCAGCTCCTATGGCG GTTCCAACTCAATTTTTGCTCCGGTTCTCCTGCCGCCTTCAA AGTTCCAGTCTGTGTCCTGCGGAAGCCTGCACCAGCTCGGAGAGGAGCTGCTGAAGCCGCCGCCCCTACCGCCACGAAGGAAAGACACCATGTCTGAAGCCAAA CTCAGTCCCAGGTCCGACAGCCCCCCAGCCATCCCTCCCCGGCTGCCCCCGCCGCTTCCCAGGAACCAACCGCGGACACCGGCTTACAACGGCCCCCTGGACGGGCCCCTGCCCAGccctccgccgccgccaccacgcGACCCTCTTCCCGATACGCCGCCGCCCGTTCCCCAGCGGCCTCCGGAGAGCTTCATCAACTACCCCCTCAATCTCCAGCCCTCCCCCATGGGGCGCTACCACTGGGACTTCGGCAGCTCTCCCAGCTCGCCCAACACACCGCCCAGCACGCCGTCGCCCCGTTTCCCTCGGCGGGTTTGTGCGCTCAGCGCTAGCCAGAACAGCCTGTGTCCGCTGCCGGCCCccatcgccgccgccgccgccgccccgcCCGTGCCCCCGCGCCACAACTCCAGCCCGCAGCTTCCAAAGCTGCCGCCAAAGACGTACAAGCGGGAGCTGCTGCCGCCGCCCCTGCAGGGCCTCTCGTTGGTGGAGAACAGCGACAGCAGCCAATGA